A window of Phragmites australis chromosome 2, lpPhrAust1.1, whole genome shotgun sequence genomic DNA:
gaaatgcTGACTATGTAAAAGGGCCGACGTAGGGCCTATGTGGCTGCTGAGGTGGCAGGCATGTGGCGTTGATTGCACACGCCACGCCGGATTATGAAGTGTTGACTGGGATCAAACGAAGGGGTATGTTTTAACCTAATCTCGGCCGCATACTCTAGATCAGACAGGGAAGGGGACTACCTCAACTTCGGCACGAAGATGATGATGGTGGCACGACGGTGCATGGTAGGAGAACGGCAGAGACGGTGCTACGAAGTGTGGAAGTTGACGGCGAGCGGTGGATGGGACACGGGGACGGCGATGACTCCATTTGAGGGCACGAGTGGCGTTGGGGAAGACCAGAGAGGCATGAAAATGGTGAGGAGCAGACGACGAGGTTGGAGCTCAACGGGGGAGGAGGTTCCAGTGACTGAGAGAGGAAGCCAGGGGTCATGAAAGCTTCCTCGCGCTCCTGCGAAGTCGACAACGGCCTTAGATGCATCAGGGAGGGCTCGACTACGACAGGCGACGTGCAGCGGAGCTCCTCGCCACCAATGGAGGGGAAAGGCGGCAAGGTTGAGGTTTCTCGGGCGAGAGGGTGCGGAAGAGGGGTGGTGGCGTGCAGTGGAAGCCGCTTTATAGcgcggagggagagggagcggtTGTGGAGTCGTACGCCGGAGGTCGCGGGTGGTGGTTGTGATGCGGCGACCAGAGTGGGATGACAAGCAGGCTCGACACATCAacgagaggaagagagggggaGCGAGCTAGGTCTCAACTGGCTTCAGCCTAAAAATGAGGTGTGCATGGGCCGACCCGGTAGAAATTGGGGAGTTATAGGCTGGCGTGCTGAACTGATAAATGAAGGAAATGGCTGGGGATTGCTACTGTTGCCGCAGCCTGGAGCCTGCAGAAGAGCAGGTGTGACGCTGCCAGCCTCCGTCTACCTCTCTACAAGTTTTGTTTGCAATGGAACGATTTTTTACACCTCTTGGCTGCAGCAACGCAGTTGGTACTGTTCCCAGAAAATAATTTATATGCTTTTAATGGATGAGCACTTAGAGGAcataggtggtggtggtggtggttgttgACAGATACGTGTTCATTCATTGTAAGCACTTTGGACATCTTGAATCCTCGCCAGCATCCAACCGTGTAGAAGTATAACTCATTCATGATCGAACAGCTGGTTTTCTGCATCGAACATGCCATTTGTTCCTCTCGACATGAAGAAAGGAGACGGTAGGAGGAATCCAAGGCCACCGAGAGATGGAACGTCCAGAACCGAGCATTTAACTCCAGGCGAGTATGATAATGTATTGGCTGGCATGAAAGCTACTCCTACTCGGATTGAAAACAACGGTTCAGATCAGGCTTCAGATGGagagcacagcagcagcagcagcagcatgcctCGAAGCTCGCGAAGAGTGGCAGGGAGAAGGGCCCAGGAGGcgagaaaaaaatcaatttttctgCCCTCAAAGCGGGTCTTGTAGTATTTGCATGGGAATCACCAATAGCTCCCAAAGCGCTGGTGAAAGCAACGGGCTCGGCAGCTTTAATCGcgcctcttttcttttccagcCCCGGCCACGAACCAAGCGGCGGCCTCCGCGCGTAGCAGGCTGGCAGCCAGCAGACGGTAGCGTAGCGCGCTGTCGCGAGCGTACAGGATGCCATCGCCGTGTATAGGCACAACGTCGGCCGCTGCAGAAATGCATGCTCGCCCACAGTCCACAGAGTCCATGACGACGCACGGGCGGGCGCCGCGGTATGACAAGCAGGCGCGGCATATTCGCGGGGCTCGCATCTCGAGGCACCTAATCTCGCATGATGACGGGGTTTATGATGATCAAAGACCGCTTTTCGCACCGAATCATCATGCGCGGGCAAAACCTTTCCGACTTCTTTGCCTGATCATTGCCGCCCCGCTTGGATCGCGGGGGTGCTGTCCCGACGGAGCGCCCGCTGCCCGCTCCTCCAAAGTGCTGGTAGAGAATAGAGATTTGCTGCGGAGCAGGTTCACAAAATCATTGGTAACCGTTTGTTTATTGCGGCTATAGACCGATTCGATTCACACCATGTTCATAAATCAACCGGTTTTTcattaaattcaaaaaaataaaaaaataataataaaatttgaTTGTTTTCTACCGAATTCCACTGACTTACTGTGCAGCTACCACGGTAATCGCCAGGGGCGGTTTACAAATGCGTTTGGCGGTTTTCAAAGATCAAACGCATTTGTAAACTTTAGTCGCGTGGTTTCTATGGTTCATGGAAACTGTGGTCTCTTCACTCTTCAACGAACTCGCCGCATAGAACCACAGAAGTCTGAATACATGTTTATGATGTTCTCGTGAATTAGTGCTCCGGGAGAGGCGTAGAACAAGCATGTGAAGAACATTCTGCACTGGATGCTCAATTTCGAGTGCCGtatttgtgaaagaaaaaagatcttTTAGATGAAACATTGAATGTCCCATTACCTTCTAAAATTGTGGATACTATACTAGAAAATAATGGCTTATCAATCATCATCCTTCTCCTTTGCTTGAGTACTGAAATCCCACGCCGAAGGATATTTATTTCAATATCACCAACTAAGGCTTGAAAGAGAAAGGTATAATTTGACAACGCAATATAACAGCAACGTGCATGGATCTTGTTCACAGCAAAAAaccaaaacacacacacacacacacacacacacacacacacaagtgCACAAATCATTCCGCAGGAGGCAGCTTCCAAGTCGTAAGGAGAATTTTGTATACCTCTCTGCAATGAGATGTGATTTATGGGTCAACAAATTCAACTAAGCAGCAAAAGGTGCATCTTTGTTCAGCTTATGCAGGCTAAATGATATatgaacatctgaaacattccATGTATCATCTGAACTGAACTAACTCAAATCATAGTCAAAATGTATGCTTTTGTTATGCCAAAAGAACTATTAAACTCTAGAACAATTCTAAAAAGGGGAGAAAAACATCTCCGGATGGTAAACACAGTTGCCAAATGCTTGCTGAAAGCACCAGCTGAGACACTGGCTTGGTCAAAAGCCTtacatcaagcctcaagaaaaaGGGAAGCAAAACAGTTCCTTCACTTTCCAttcaacaccccccccccccccccgtcctttttttttctcaggtttcctttgtttttttgCCTGTACAACAGGGAATAATTTGCCTCAGTTGAGGTTGAGGGTTACAACTGATTTGCTTGGCTTGAGAGGCATTGCTAATGATTTGACACTCCATTAAGTTTCTGTTCAGTGCTCAAAATGGATGGCTCAACCTAAGTGAATGAAGCCATGTAATGAAAAATCTGCAAAAATCAGACTTACGATCACTTAGAGCAACGGTAAATCACTTGATGCAATGAGTGTCTCAACATAAACGAAAACAAAGCGCACATGCAGAAAATCATGTCAGATGGCTGTCAGCAGAATCATGAAACCTTCTTCACATCCTGGACATCTTGAGTCCTGAAAGAAAACGTACCAAGTCAGCAAAACTCAACATCATTTTTACCAGAGTACGAATACTTCTGCAGGAAATCAGTTAATGCTACTCTTACATAAAAGAATAAATGGTCGCCCAATCAGCAACACATCCAAATAAAAAAGGGACTTTAAACATATGTAGTCGCTAATAACGATAAAACGTGAGCCAAGATACTACACTATTACATCCTCTTACACGATCATATGGGGCCATGAGAAGAAAGGTAGAAACCAGTACCTATGAAGAGAGCTGGAGCCTTCAGGTTGATCTTCATTCTCCTCttcttccacttcatcttcatcactgtcAATTTCCAGAAGACTCAATCTGCACTGGCTTAACACTCTTCTCATCAGGAACACATTCAGGTAGTACTTTATCAAATCTATCCTGGGCTTTGAGACAAAATGTTTCGACGCAACTGCCCAAAATGTCTTATGGTCCATAACAGGAGCCAATCGCTCAAGTGCATTAAACTTTAGTTGCTCATCACAACTCCACAACTTACAAACCTCCTCTCCCATCGAATCAAACTGCCATTCTGTGAATGCTTGACCAAGTTCAGACCGCAGCTGATCTCTTGCCTCATTTATGTGGTGCTGTCTGCAGAAGAAGGATCCTGGATAGGGGCAGCTGCATGATTCTGGCCTTCCCTGGCCAGCAAGTACAATATCGGTTTTGTAAACTTCACCTTCAGGAGGCCAAATCCTAGTTCCTAGCATCTTTGATGTCTCTGAGTCACTCCTGTAACATGAAAGCTCTTCCCCTGAAGGTTGCCCAGTCCAGTCAGGTACCTCAGCCTGAAAGTGCTCACCTACTC
This region includes:
- the LOC133909174 gene encoding AT-rich interactive domain-containing protein 1-like isoform X1; translation: MVGMCHHQLRDDPFGALGGHCSGEPRLATAGASSSSSSAPSSVSASPLAQAHGGGGEPRQLFEALVGGSLVRGAGGGGAGWDLGELVRWMRDLAMDPVAARPAPAEDRARKRQVRALRRARYLRMEDVADTEELPSFAKKRKHKAHNNHWDKQKKKGCMNMPTRKSERLAKRMKLMASLLLTQRKKIGVGEHFQAEVPDWTGQPSGEELSCYRSDSETSKMLGTRIWPPEGEVYKTDIVLAGQGRPESCSCPYPGSFFCRQHHINEARDQLRSELGQAFTEWQFDSMGEEVCKLWSCDEQLKFNALERLAPVMDHKTFWAVASKHFVSKPRIDLIKYYLNVFLMRRVLSQCRLSLLEIDSDEDEVEEEENEDQPEGSSSLHRTQDVQDVKKIFHYMASFT
- the LOC133909174 gene encoding AT-rich interactive domain-containing protein 1-like isoform X2, producing MVGMCHHQLRDDPFGALGGHCSGEPRLATAGASSSSSSAPSSVSASPLAQAHGGGGEPRQLFEALVGGSLVRGAGGGGAGWDLGELVRWMRDLAMDPVAARPAPAEDRARKRQVRALRRARYLRMEDVADTEELPSFAKKRKHKAHNNHWDKQKKKGCMNMPTRKSERLAKRMKLMASLLLTQRKKIGVGEHFQAEVPDWTGQPSGEELSCYRSDSETSKMLGTRIWPPEGEVYKTDIVLAGQGRPESCSCPYPGSFFCRQHHINEARDQLRSELGQAFTEWQFDSMGEEVCKLWSCDEQLKFNALERLAPVMDHKTFWAVASKHFVSKPRIDLIKYYLNVFLMRRVLSQCRLSLLEIDSDEDEVEEEENEDQPEGSSSLHRTQDVQDVKKVS